Genomic segment of Panicum virgatum strain AP13 chromosome 2K, P.virgatum_v5, whole genome shotgun sequence:
ATTATATTTCAGCAGAATTTCAATAAGAATATGAACAAGTATTTGACAGAAATTTGGACAGCAACATGACATACAAAATTAAGTTGAAACCACATACATATATGTTGATAATAGATAGATAACATCCCATCATATATACATATCCAAAAGAGATGTAGCACCAAATCAGAACCCCCCATCATACATATCCAAAAGAGAAGCACCATGAGATCACATCCCAACATAGGTGTCCAACAAAAGCGACTGGTATATTACATGATGAGAGGTGGCTGCATCACAATCATTCATCTATTCCTAACAATTGAGCCAATCGCCCTCCTgatcctccccttcttcctccccttcttcctcttccccttcctcctctagcATTTTCGGTTCCAGTTTCATTTTCACTTggatttcctcttcctcttcctcttcctcttgctcttcctcttcctcttcccctcccTTCTCCAGCAATTTCTGTTTCAACTTGAGTTTAACTTGgatttctccttcctcttccactccctctccctttttctGTTGCACTTGCACTTCACACAAGTATAGAAAGATGTTCAATTAACAGTTTGACAACATAAAGTaggaaaaaatagaaatagcTAGAAATCAACCACTCACCCTAAGGTTTGTGAAGATGATCCATTTTGTGAAGCTGAAATCTTCCTCTTTTGACTTGCAGTGAGACCTCCTTGGCAATGCTTGGCTATGTGGCCTAGTTCATTACATTCAGAACATGGCTTCCTCTTTTTGCTAGTGCCAGCCTCATCATATGACTTCATTCTAGATATTCTTGGTCTGCCTGGTTTCCTTCTCAATTTAGGTTTCTTGACTTTGTAGCCTAAATCAACACGTGGCCAACTATCCTTAGATGTCATAGGATTGAAAGTACCTGCATATGCCTTCCTAAACCTATCAACAGAGAAGTAGTCATCAATAAATTCATCCATCTTTGCATGCCTGCTAAGCCTAGCAATAAAAGCTAGAGCATGAGTGCAGGGCTTTCCAGTCACTTGCCAAGCTCTACAAGTACATGTCCTTTGTTCCAAATTAACTGCATGTCTGAATCTGTTCACTGTTACTTCTGCTGTTCCAGCCCCACATATCAACACCTCATGGTCCTTAATAGTCTTGGTTTTAGCATTCAGAGCATTGATGATATCTGGGATGATGTATCCTGACATTTTTCTACCAATTTTGGCCCTCAAAACCATTTTCTTGATGATCATCTGTCTTATCTTGTCATGCATCTCAACAATCTGAAAATCCTTGGTTTTTGACACCCAACTATTGAAACTTTCAGAAAGATTATTGTTGATGTAATCTATCTTGCAATCTTCATAGAATTTGCTTCTACTCCAAACAAATGGATGATGCTCATCCAACCACTCAAGTGCACTAGGATCTTTCTCCTCTATCTTGCCCATGAAGTAGTTGAACTTATCAATTGTGAAGCTCTTGGCAGCACACCACATATTCTTACCATAAAGCTCACTACCATACCCATTCTTCTTCATGTTCTTCCACAAGTGTCTCATACATTCTGACTCACGCGACAAAGTAATGTGCTGTTTCGAACCCCACATATAGTGTTCAGCTATGAAATCAACCAAGTGTAGCAAACTATAGTTATGGATGTCAATCGTTTGAGTTGGCAAAGTTCTACCCTGCATCTATGTTTTTGGTCCCCCATCAGGCAAACTGAAGAATGATCGAACCCTAATAACAAGATTCAAACTCATCTGATTTGGCCTACAAATCAgagcaattgaaataaaatTAGCGCAATTGTCTAAATCCCAAGATTATTTCATCCCACATTTGTACGATGGATAGTCAAAAATCGAAAATAGTACCTGAGCACCAACTCCCCATCCCTGGCCTCTGGATCCATGGCCGCAGCGCGTGCTTCGCCCCCTCGCGCGTGGCACCCGCGCGCCCCCCGCCTCCTGCTCAGCGCCGCCCCCCGCGGGTCTCCCGCTCGCGCCCTCCGCGCGAGGCGAGCCGCCGGCCTCCCGCGTGGCCCCCGCGGGCCTCGCCTCCTGTCCTGCGCGAGGCGAGGCGCCGGCCTCCCGCGTGGCCCCCGCGGGCCTCGCCTCCTGGGCAGCGCGCGCCCTCCGCAGGCCCCGGCGTGGCTCGCGCCGTCCGctcgaggcgaggcgaggcgaggcgccgGCCTCCGCGTGGCCCCCACGGGCCCCTCCTCCTGCGCGGCGCGGCCTCCTGCGCGTGCGCtcggcgccgccccggcctcctGCGCGGCGCGGCCTCCTGCGCGTGCGctcggcgccgccccgccgctccTCGATCTAGGGTTCGTGGGTGGCTCAGATGAATAGATAGACAACACGGTGAAAGACAAGGGATTCAAGAAATAAGGGGTATGTTGGTCTTTTTACTGTATTACGAAgagttttcttatttttttaaaactcTTAAACTCTCAATGCAACTAACGGAGTCAACAACAGGGGTAAACGGAAGCTTCGCAGTGGAACAGTAGGGGCAAAAATGCAaagtaaagaaaaaggagggtAAAATCGCAATTGAGATTCAAAGTAGGGGTACAAACGCAATAATTCACGGTAGATTGCATGACTGCACCAATGCCGACGCCGGGCCAGCCAGCCCCAGGCCCCAGCCGCGTCGTGCCTTCGTCCCCGCCGGCGTGAGCCAGGCAACCTGGGCGCCCCTGATCTGTGCAGACAGTTGATGGTGTTAAGATATCTCTAGGATTGGGGATAATAATGAGTTTATACCGAATATGCTCCTGAAGGGTTGACTCTATATAATGGAACATGTACCTATCATTATGGAATAAGAGATCAGTTCCACCCACATTTGTCTCTCTTGTGTTCTTTGTGTGCTCGGGATTGATAAGGGAGACAGGTCTTCTATACCTTCTCCACGTCTCATCTGCTGCCGAGAAGGG
This window contains:
- the LOC120695442 gene encoding uncharacterized protein LOC120695442, coding for MKKNGYGSELYGKNMWCAAKSFTIDKFNYFMGKIEEKDPSALEWLDEHHPFVWSRSKFYEDCKIDYINNNLSESFNSWVSKTKDFQIVEMHDKIRQMIIKKMVLRAKIGRKMSGYIIPDIINALNAKTKTIKDHEVLICGAGTAEVTVNRFRHAVNLEQRTCTCRAWQVTGKPCTHALAFIARLSRHAKMDEFIDDYFSVDRFRKAYAGTFNPMTSKDSWPRVDLGYKVKKPKLRRKPGRPRISRMKSYDEAGTSKKRKPCSECNELGHIAKHCQGGLTASQKRKISASQNGSSSQTLG
- the LOC120695443 gene encoding atherin-like, with protein sequence MAAARASPPRAWHPRAPRLLLSAAPRGSPARALRARRAAGLPRGPRGPRLLSCARRGAGLPRGPRGPRLLGSARPPQAPAWLAPSARGEARRGAGLRVAPTGPSSCAARPPARALGAAPASCAARPPARALGAAPPLLDLGFVGGSDE